The DNA region CTCCAAGCCCTGCACTCAAGAACTCTAACCATTCTTGCGGTTTGCATTTCCTCAAGCGTTCCATTCTCCAATCCTATGCTGCGGATTTGTGTGCCGTAGCTCATATCCTCACTCTCCTTCGGTGGGACTATAAGATGATATACGGAGAGTATTAGCTTCAAAAATCCCGCCCGAACACGTTGGACAAAAGACCAAAGGTACGTGAAGCTGTTTTTGAAGTGACACATCAAGCCACAATTGTCCTGTTTTCCACTCATTCGGTGCTACTCCATCTGCTATGTTTGTAGCTTCTGCGTAGCCGCAACTATCACAATTAACTACAGTTGAATTTTCGTCTTTAAAAACATGTATCGCCATTTCTTTTCCTATCTTTTAACTTAAGTTACCCATTCTCATCCGAATTACGTTAGATGCATCATAAACAAGTACTTTGTCGCTGTGTATTTCCATTCTTGCGCCCGAAGTTGCAGTTCTCAATATTCCGATAGTTGCACTTATTGCAGACAATTCACTTACATCAATCTTCGCCGCAGTAACTGAATTTGCATCCAGTTTGTCAGTCGTGACGGATTCAGCATCTAGATGAGTTGCCTTCACGGTACCGTCGAGAATAATATTATCCGCCGATATTCTGGCAAGGGAGAGATCAAGTCCGCCACTTGAGTAAGATGCTAGTTCAAGTTCAGCGCCAGCAGTACCAGCCTTTGTTTTAAGCATAATACTAGATTCAAGAGTGCCGTTTATATCTGCAACAGCCTTTTGTGTTATGCCCGAAGTAGAGTGGGTTTCCACTGCTTCAAAGGACATACTATGCAGACGTATTTTGTTGTATTTGTATCCATCACCGCCGCCAGATGCTGAATAGAAATGGGCAACAATTTTATCATCACCTCCGAGTGTCCAACCTGACGGACGCTCAAAGATACAAGTGATTTCCTTTACAACCCCAATATCATTATTAACACCTTCGTCTCGTAGATATTTATGCTGATAAGGAATACTGTCTCCACTTTGCCAAGCCACGGACATTCTCGCGCCGCCCCACTCACCCGCAAGTAGTTCTGCACGGCAAGTCATAACAACAGTTTCAGTTTCACTTGCTAACAGATTGGTATTTCCACGTTCACTGCTTCGCGTGTATATTGTTGGTCTAATTGTAGTTGGAGGGTCCGCTGTTTCGAGTAGTACACAATTATCGCCAATATCAGATGCAATATATCCTGCACTACCTTCATTAGTTAGAAATGTGTATGATTCAGGCGCAGCAGCTTTGTCTGACCAGATTGCAAACTGAGGGTTATAACTGACGGGTCCGCCAAATATTCTAGCCGCAACTTCACGGCTATATTGGGCAGCAGAAGCGGCATCTTCAGCATCAGATACGGCGGCAGCTACATTAGATTCAGTAATGGAAGCATTTGACGCGCTTGTTGCAGCCGCGATTGCGCTGTTGGATGCTTGAAGTGCAAATTCCTCTGCATCAAGTGCGCCTTGGCTCCCGTCAATTACGTCTTGTAGTCCTGCGCCAAGATTAGACCAAGTTATTGTTCCCTCGGAAATGTCACCAGACTTAATACCAAGTGCTAATGATGGAACCATTATACTTGATGCCATTGCACCAATGACAGAATCCTTGCCTATAACATCAATCCAGAAATAATGATCATCAACCGCAACAGGAGCAATAATAATGCTGTTCGAAGTTGTTGTTCCTACCTTTAGGGCAAATGCTCTATTATCAGCTTCCCATTGATATACATCATACCGAAGTGCAAGTTCAGGATTTGGATCTGTCCAGTTCAGTGTAACACTGTTCATGCCCGCAGTCGCAGTTGCGCCCACGAGTGGAACAATCTGTGGCATTGCATTTAGCAATATTACCGAACCAGTTGACAGTCGACCAGATGCACTCTCTGATTTAACCAAGAAGTAATAATCCAGACCGGCATTTAGTTCTGCGGGAATATCAAAGTAATTGGTGCGAGTTTCCCCAATGGAAATAAATTCGGAACTTGCTTCGCGGTAATAGATCAAGAACCTACGAGTCGTATCATCCTCGGGAATATCCCATGACAACCAACCATTACTTAAATCGCCCACACGCGAGCCTGAGTTCCAAGCAAGAGTTGTTACGTTAGGAACACCGGAAGGTAGTGTAATTTTAGGATTAGTTATTACATCGTCAGATACATTATAAGCAAGAGTTTCAAAGCTAAACCGAGTTGCAGTTATTTTTACTGTCAAATTAGTTGTAATTGCTATTTCTTGTATTCTAAAGATTTCATTTTCAATGCCAAGAGCATCACTTGAGATCTCGATTAGATCGCCTTGCTCGTGGATCATTGCATGTCTGTCTAGTTCCAATGAAAGTGTCATTTGTTGTCTAGAGTTTCTGACAAGTTCCTCTGCCTTCGCAATAGCACTTCGTCTATGTGTAGCACCTTGGATGAAGTAGCTTGCTTCATTCTCGATATAGTTAT from Pseudorhodobacter turbinis includes:
- a CDS encoding phage tail protein — its product is MAYLAVGMAIGSALWQYGRMNKLMKKMEEEAEKRRGFLLTIDGEPVHLPLVYGNQKVGGVRTYHDSTKTVDLLEIPAGDQRFRVGLDNDYHEDRTPKFLWVQQAFCFGGIDGIIDVEVDGLNWDDDKFNHCLDFSLSGGVASPTATDAGVPATNLFTNMAYMSGMFALNRNDPNYSAVPDVQAFIRGNRVYSVERDGNNYTLSATKVYSNNPSLCLLDYLIRDKKYGGCGYNQTEIHLKSFYDAAEICDTIVDTFVDVKGRVNGVRPLPENDIVPIVRRHIRLYECNITIDTNETRRDNIERLLETMSQSELIWSEGKYKLILDYPTDITEQDGLITAQYTDVDIINENIELAWAGVSDKFNRATVKFLNEEQDFVTDSASYPAYGSAQHMSYLADDNYIENEASYFIQGATHRRSAIAKAEELVRNSRQQMTLSLELDRHAMIHEQGDLIEISSDALGIENEIFRIQEIAITTNLTVKITATRFSFETLAYNVSDDVITNPKITLPSGVPNVTTLAWNSGSRVGDLSNGWLSWDIPEDDTTRRFLIYYREASSEFISIGETRTNYFDIPAELNAGLDYYFLVKSESASGRLSTGSVILLNAMPQIVPLVGATATAGMNSVTLNWTDPNPELALRYDVYQWEADNRAFALKVGTTTSNSIIIAPVAVDDHYFWIDVIGKDSVIGAMASSIMVPSLALGIKSGDISEGTITWSNLGAGLQDVIDGSQGALDAEEFALQASNSAIAAATSASNASITESNVAAAVSDAEDAASAAQYSREVAARIFGGPVSYNPQFAIWSDKAAAPESYTFLTNEGSAGYIASDIGDNCVLLETADPPTTIRPTIYTRSSERGNTNLLASETETVVMTCRAELLAGEWGGARMSVAWQSGDSIPYQHKYLRDEGVNNDIGVVKEITCIFERPSGWTLGGDDKIVAHFYSASGGGDGYKYNKIRLHSMSFEAVETHSTSGITQKAVADINGTLESSIMLKTKAGTAGAELELASYSSGGLDLSLARISADNIILDGTVKATHLDAESVTTDKLDANSVTAAKIDVSELSAISATIGILRTATSGARMEIHSDKVLVYDASNVIRMRMGNLS